Below is a window of Urocitellus parryii isolate mUroPar1 chromosome 12 unlocalized genomic scaffold, mUroPar1.hap1 SUPER_12_unloc_1, whole genome shotgun sequence DNA.
TGATCTAGTGACTTTTAAACTGTGAGTTGGACAAGTGTCTGAGTCagcccctcagcctccccacGGATAAACTAAGGATGATGAATAATACCTTGTAAAGAGCTCGGGGGTTTTAAGGAAGTAGTATATGCAGAAGCCCTAATGAAGCCCAAAGGAGATCGATAAAATGGGCCTTCTGACTTACGAATTCTTCCCATCTCCATGCATGTGTTTTAGTACAACTCTGTCAACCAAACACCCTTCACTCAATGGTGAATATACTTTTTCTCCAAATATGTGCCATTTGATTAAGTAAAAAGTCTTAGAGTCACCATTTATGTCTGACTTGGGGAAATCAGTCTTCCTACAGCCTTAGAAATGTATGTACCAGGTATCGACTGAGTTCATTTTTCAACTGCCTGGAGTTTGCTCCAGTGGCCGTTCTGCTGAGCTAAGCATCCTGAAGAGGattgattggggggggggggggctgggtgtAACCATCCCATCAGCCACACCAACTGCAGTGGCCTACAGGGACATTCTCTTGGCTGTTCGTGTTCTCAGCTCTGGGCTTTCTCTGCACATTTGGACTGAACCTGTTGGTAGACAGCTGTTTCTAAGCCACTCACCTAAGCCAAGATGTACTTCCCAATTAGATTGTAATTAATTGTAGAATTAATTAATTGGCCTGAGCAGTATATTTAGTTGTGCAAGCATTCTTAAAAATACCAAAGGATAAACAGTGGAAATTTCCCTCCCTGTACCATTCCCAATTCACCCAGATCCCTCCCCACAAAAACCCTaagaaggtgggaaggaggaagaatcCAGCTCCTATTACTAGTTTCTTGTGAGGCCAAAGACTTTAGAGCTCATCTTAAAGACCCAGCATCAGCATGGCCTTCAGCTGAAGTTGAAACACATGCTGACTCTGCATGAGCCGGAGAAGACCCTCTGGCCACTGGGAACACTGAGGCCAGCCCCACACTTGTCAATAATTGTTAAGCAGATTTGCAAAGACAAATAAAGTCACAGAGGAGCTGTTTCTGTCTGTAAAGATAAGTCGTACCTAGGCCACAGGTATCAGCCATACTGACTAAGAGTGTCCTACCTCCAGGGAAAAAGGCAGGGGGAAAGAAAGGTACTGCTTGTCAAGAGCAAGCTGGGATCGTCACTGTCACTGTTGGGGTAAAGCATGCACAAGTTTGCCATTTTAGCTACATTTATGTTACAGTTCAGTGACGTGAAGTCCACAGCCTATTGTGGTGCGGCCATCACCACAGTCCAGCTCTAGAAGGGGCGAGGCACAGTCACCCACCCCACTGGTTCTCGCTGCAGCCCTGGGGGTCTTGGTGCTTCCTTGTGCAATGAGAATGCCTCAGACACACTGTCCCCGAGAGACTGTGGCTGTGCCAAGCAGGTATGCCTGTCTCTGTCTTACTGTTACCTTACTCTCCTATCCTATGCCATTGCCCAGGGGTGATTCTGCTGCTTCTGGACAAGCTGCGGAAGATGAAATGGGAGCAGATGTGGAGACTGACGGCTGAGAGGGAGCTCATGGGCATGCTGTCTACATCCTTGGCTGACCAGGTGAGTGGCCAAGTTAGGGCTGTTATTCTGAGTGCCTTTGGGTAGGTCAGCATACAGTGTGTTATCTCCATAACACACCTGCAACGATGGGCTGATAAACAGGAAAGGTTTGTCTTGGCTCAGAGTTTCTGAGGTGTCAGTCCTTGGTCTCTTGGCCACGTTGCCTTGGGCCTGTTGCAAGGCAGCATGTCACAGCAGGAGCACGAGGAGGAGCAGGGAAAGTCACTCACCTCCTGACcaagataaaaaagagaagaggaagagacccagGTTCCACAGtttccttcaagggcacatcctcaGGGGCCTAAAGACCTCCCCCCTTGGCCCCACCCCtcaaaagttccaccacctccaacGGAGTTCTGGGGGGGACCTGGGCTCAACCAGGCCTTTTAACACAGTCCAGATGCAAACTTGCCGCAGCCCTTGTGCTGTTGCTCACGGAGATCTTAAAGCAGCTGGCTCTGGGTTATTTTGCCACCTGTTATTGACTCCGAGGGAAAGAGCTGCCTTGGCCCTGGCAGGCTGAAACACTGCTCCCCTCACTGGTTCTTCCTttggttcatttgtttgttcatttagcGTAGTACCCTGAGCACAGTGGACACCAGGGCCATGCTCAGGAGAGGTAGGACAGATGAATGGGGATGCAGCTCTTGGTCTCAGGGAGCTCATggttttttgaggcaggatcatAACTTGCTGTCAGTCCACTGTGCCGAGAGGAGGTCACTGTCTTCATCAGAGCCATGGCAGGCCCCTACTCCCCCTGGCCCCAGTGCACCACCACTTGTTTCCTAGTCGAGTTTTCATGCCTCCATGGCAAATAAGTCTAACCTGTCAGGCTGAGACCCTGTCCTGGTGACCCTGAACTTGAGGGAAGTACATTTAAGTGGGAAGAACAAACTTCCTGGCTCTAGAAACCTCCCTATTATCCAGGCAACCTGAAAAGATCCTTGAACTCTGTCCATATCAATAGATATTCATAACAAAACCATTTCTCATTTTGACCAGGAAAGTCAGGAGCCTCCAGTCTTTGCCCTTGGATCAACAGGTCACTATAGATTTTGACCTTGCTGGGATGTTGGTGGCTGTCTTGGGAACACAGAGATGATTCCTCTGCATTTTGTCATGTCACCTCCCTAAATCCATGGCGCTCATCTCCGTGCTTCTGTTCAAAGTTCAGTTACCTGAATCCTCAAGTTCCCACACAGTTTTCTAATACAGAGGAAACCAGATACTGTGCAGggtaacttttctattttttaagcatTGCTATTTGGGATTTCTCAGATAGCCAGAAACTGATTTCCTTTTCTAAACAATGAGATACGGTATAATGAgtgagttaaagaaaaaaaaatccttgggtgCTCTCTTAAGCCTGAGAGGACATCATCCATCATCCTCATGTTGTAAGTCAGGTCACCAAGgcttgagtgtgtcccccagagCTAGCAATTGTGTGACCATGCCCAGTGAGGATAGTCAGGTCAGCCAAGTCCTGTAGCAAAGGCCCATAACTCACCTCCTGGTGCCACCATCCATGCTGGCTAATAAGTGTGGCCCCTGAGAGAGCTTGGAGAGGAGCCCAAACCAGGGGACTGGTCCAGAGACAAGGGAGACTTGGCCTGGAAAGGGGGGCTGCCTACTCTGGCCTTGTGGCCTGTAGGAGTCTAAGCAGCATCCATCACAAGCCCACCCAATGCCCAGGAAACAGCTGCTGGAAGGGAGGATCTATAATCTGTCTCAGCCCCTGGGTGAGCTGGGCCACTTGTCACCACATAGTTTCCTCCCTGGGAGGCTCAGGTGGAGAACTCTGGGCTCCTGGATGGGACGgtaggaggggaggagaagagacTTCATTTATTAAATGCCAGGGAGCACAGGAAAGATGCTCCCTTGTCTGCCCCCACATGAGCTCCCTGCCTGATGCTCTGCGAGACCTCAGGACCACAGGCGGCCAGTCGGCCTGCGGCATCCCTACCTCCATCCAAACATCATCGCTTGGTTTCTGGAGATAACAGGCCAGAGAAACGCCCTGGGTGCAAACTGTCCTGTGCCCAGGCAGGATGCCCAGGGCGCCCTCCCACAGGGGACGTGCTGCCTCGGGAGCCAGAACCGGAGGCCGAACCCGCTGCCTGCCTTGACCCCGCTTTGGCTCTCATCCCCCAGGATATTTTCAATGCCGTCATCAAGCAGAACCCCTTCCTGGTGTATCAGCTGCCCTGCTTCTGGAATGTGCAACTGTCAGACCACACCCGCTCCGAGCAGTGCTACAGACACGTGTCTGATCTAAAGGTAGGGTCAAGACAGGCCTCTCGGGGCGGGGCGTGGGCCCCACCCCCAGGGGAAGGGTGAGGAGCCCTGGGGAGCAGAGGGAAGCTGCGTGGGGGGTTGAGGGGGCCCAGATGACTGTGAGGTTGGTGTGCAGCTTGGTGAAAGAGAGGGGGGCTCCAAAGACCAGAAAGGGCATGCTTGTCTTAATCCGTTGGCTCTGTGTGTGCTTGCGCGCGTGCGTGTGTGTTGGGGCTTTCTGGAAAGCATAAAGACCTCTGGAGTAAGAACCAGCttgtatgattatttttcttgccaTCTGCTGCCAGCTGTTTTGGTTCATGTCACCTCCCCGAAATCCATTCATTTCAGTCAAGTGAAAAGGAAGTGACGAAgtcctactctgtgccaggcgcTGTAGATGCTGATGTGAATAACTTCCCATTTCCAAGTCCCTTATGGCATAGAGGGAGTGAGAAATGTGTTAAGGACATAggcgtaaaaaaaaaaaaaaaaaaaaaagaagacagctgCTGTGGAGCTTGTGGTAGGTGTGGGAGGGTCAGACATGGGATGAAGCATACATCTCTTTCCCCTTCCGAGAGAAGGGACCATGACACAGAGTTTTCATCATGGCTCTCTAGATACCGAGCACCGTGGCAGGATCTGCCTGTAAAGAAAAAGACCAGGTGCCTCAGTTGTCTAGCGCTATAGACAACGCTGCATAACAAGCCATTCTAATCGTGGCTCAAATGGACCACCATTTATTTAGTTGATGAGTCTCCACTTTGGATGGTTCTGATCGTCCCTGGCTTAACCAACTATCCATGGTCAACTTCAGTTCCAGAACCAGGAACCGAACACAGTCCTAACTAATTCCGATTTGCCTCTCTAGTTGTACCCGAGAAGGAGTAGATACATACATCCCTAAAGAGTTtgcttcctttaaaatttatattcattgcCTGTGCACACTGTAAGAACCATAGtttaagttttgaaaaagaaaaaggatctcAGACCTCACTTTCTTAACAGTGAGGGTTTCCAGTTGGCTCCTGGTCTTGTACGTGTCATGTCGTATCTGTAGTCTTAATGTGCATTGAATTCTCTTTTCTGCCCATTGCTTGTTTTATATCGTAAGCACTTTCTGAGTCAGCTGCACAGTATTAATACACATGCCCACTACTTCCATAATAATCCATGACTCAGCCACCTTCCCCTGACCCTTACTTGTTCTCACGTGTTCACAGATACGAATTGTGTTGTTATGAAcagcttccttctctttccttctatgtGCCTTCCTTCCCATGAGTAGAATCATGGAGCCAAAAGAAAGAACTTAtgtttttttactatatttcacGTTTATTGCAAAAGAttagaaagtatttaaaacagaaatatccacatcatttattctttcaacacGTATGCAGTTCCTTGTATACCCCGTGTTCTTGTTAGACATCCGGAAAACAGATGAAATAGGAATATTTGATGAATACTGTGGACTAAGAAGTTTggaggggaagaaaataaaactaaccctataaaGGACACCTGAAAATGCTGggttaaaactgtttttttacgCTGTTTTGAAAGCATAGATCTGTCTATGAAGTAAGGAAAACAAGAGACCAGAAACCATGgtagactgcaagttcaaaaggGTAAGATTTAAGCAAGGAGCCTCTGCCTAAGGCATTTGCCTGTGGGGTGATAtgctgccccctggtggctgggaatgtggataaAAGGTAGTGTGGCATAAACCTGAAGTCGGCCTTTGTCCCTGGTTCCTGAGcagtcattttataaaaacagacacaaatagGAATGCAAGAAAAGaaggtgaaaataaaagcataggaAAAATTGGGCacagaaaaggcaagaaattgAGATGATAGAAGTAAGTCCAAATATATCAATAACCAAATAAATGTAAACTAATTGTGATAATGAGAAGACCGATCTTCAGATTGAAGAGAAAATGTTATCCGGGATACACTGTTTACCAGCCACATACCCTTCTCATTGTAATCTGAAAAGGCTGACAGTaaaattatgggacaatattatCAGGGGAAGTGTCTAAAAGGAAACAGGATAGTTATGTTGGTGTCAGAGAAACCATCTGTAGGGAGAGAGGTAgtcacacttaaaaataaaagttaataagaAGGAAGAGACAAAAATGCAAATTTGGATGCACTTCATGCTATAACACATGTgtctttaaatatatgtgtgtagaggcatataaatatatatacttatgaaTTTTCATATATTGTAACATAATTGTACCCACATAACACAGATCACTAGAAAGAAGTGGACATGTCTACTattgtagtaaaatattttaatgtgtccTTTCCAAATCCTGAAAGATCAAtcaaaaagttgataaaaatatagcaaatgtGAAGTATGCAGTTAACCACTTCACTTGGGCAAGTGAAGAACCTTGTATTTAAAAGTCAGACAATGTACATCCTTCTCAAACTCACATAGAACATTTGCAAAAATGTTACCATGTATAGGACTATAAAGCAAAATCCTAGTACATTTTACAGAATTATACTATATCGTAGTTCTCTGAacagaatataattaaattagaaGGCTataacaataagataaaaaatatgtatttgattaAAATTGAGAACCCATTTCTAAATTCCACATGGTTCTAAATGGAAATCATAATTGAAACTGAAAACTTCTTAGAGActaaatgaagatgaaataatatgTGTCAAAATTAGTGGAATGAGTAAACTTGTAGGGAAATAGAAAACCTTAAATGTTTgtattaagagaagaaaaaatgaaaaagtaatatgCCTGGTTTGCCACGGAGGATGATATACCAAGAACGTTGAAGCATATTCGAAGGAAACTAGAAGCAGGACATAAAGAAGGTAAGAGCAGAAATTGATTAACCAATTATTCAATAAAgtcaaaagttggttctttgacaGGGACCAGTAATATAGACAAAGCTATGGCAGGActtatcaagaaagaaagaacttacCAGGAAATGAATGGGGTGGCATGAATCCAGATTCATCGACGCTGTCTCTAACGGTGCCTGAGCCAGCAATTCTTCTGAGTTCTAGGAATACAGCAAAGATTAAATGCTCTGTCGGTTTGTGGAGCTTTCAACTCAATACATAAAGCAGAATGACAGAGATTATCAAATAATGTGAGCAACATTATGTCAAAGTACTTGAAAACTTACATGAAAGAGACAAATTCCTAGAAGTGTAGAATTTACCAAaactgatttaaatatatatgtgtgtgtgtatgcgtgtgtatATGTTATAATGTTATATTACCACACTAAACCTCACCAAGAAAACAGTCCCTTTAGGTCTACAAAGAAAtaattcctatctttttttttttaatcaaaagataTTTCCAATCTTAAACTCTTCCAGAGAGTAGGAATTGAGAGATAGATTTTAACCTGTTCAGTGAAACCAGAATGTTCTCAATACTGAAATTACACAAGGAGagttacaaaaaaggaaaactagagCCTAGTTTTGCTCATAAATACAGATGTACAAGTTCTTAAGccaaatattagcaaaccatATACAGTCATGtagaaaatagataatatatcATGGCCAATTTGGGTTTATTCCGGGAAAGACAAGGGTgatctaacatttaaaaaaatttacaaatatcatTGAGCATGTTAATAGATTAAAGAGAAATTCCATACAATCATCAAAATAGATGTGGAAAATTTATTTGATGAAATTAAACactcattcatgttaaaaactcATAAATAGTAATCACTAAAAATCTATGGCAAATTTCTGCTGAGCATTTGCTCTGGGGTGTGCCAGATGATTAATAGAACAGAGAAGAGAGTCCAGGAACACCCACACACTTATGGAAACTTGACACGGGAAGAGATGGCATTGCCGATCCTTGGAGAAAGGGttacatttttcataaatgatGTTTAGACACCAGATTCtccatatggaagaaaaaattaaaatggatccctGTCTCACACCATGCACAAAATATCCATGGATTATAGACTTTAAACCAAATTGAACTGTTATCTTAAAGGGGGTCTGGAGGATAGTCCTAAGATCTCAGAATAGGAAAGAAGTTATTTAACAAGACACCAGGACACCACCACTCCGTGCTGGGCTTTAATTGtcagttaaaacaaaaatcagaacaaattaaTCTTCATTAACTCTCCTTTCATCTATAAGTCATATTTCTGGGTCTGCTGATTAAGTGAGTTATCTGGCATTAAACTCCTCCATTATGCATTTTGTAGGGTTATCGGAGTCCTTTTCTTTAAAGTGGAGCAAGAACTATAAGACCTTGCAAAGCAATTAGAGGGCAcccttgagttatttttttttccctcccattctTTTGGATCACCCACACCTAATGGAAGGGAAATGTTTTTAGGGATTTATATTCCTTGAGCCATTGCAAAGCACTTAGCTTGCCTCTCATGAAAACACAAACTCTTTTTGCACTTACATATCACTAATTCAAATAGTGTTTAATTGGATTTCCAATTACCTGAGAAACACAGGAATAAAAACACCTTTAGTAGCCAACACACCTCACTCCTAATACGCATAGAGCTCAGCATACTGCAGCAGATCCTTTCAGATCCTGCTAGGGACAAGATCCTTTCAGATCCTGCTAGGGACAAGATCCTTTCAGATCCTGCTAGGGACAAGCTTCCTAGCTGTGAGCATCTCGCCTACCCGGGTGCCATTCGAGAACTTTGTACTGAGGTCAGTTAAGGAAACGTGTTTTCGTTGAAGAGGCGGAAGAAGTGCATAGTCTATTGGAGCCAAGCAATTCTGTAAATTCTAATGACAGTTCTACTTCGTACCAGCTGAGGGACTTGAATAAATCACTTAAGATCTTCCAGTAATGGAGACCATTATTCTTGGCCCCAATCTCAGCCAGGCCTCTTGAGGGCTCCTAGAAAGAGCACTTGACTTTACCACTGTCTTTTGTGTTTCAAAGACCTTCAATTTTATCTCTGCAGTTCTAAGCCTTAATGACTCAGCCTTCCCTGGCTGAGTCTTAACTTGAAAGAGATAGGGAGGGACCCAAGGAGTATCTTTGTGTCCCTTTACCAAGAACACAAACTCTTGGAGACCAGCAGAGGGTCCCTGTGCTGGTTTAGAGAAGGGAGACAGGGATGGGGTCTGGGAGACTTTGCTCTAGTCCTCCAGGCTTCCATGGGCCATTAGAGAATGAAGTGCTGGCCAGACACAGTTGGGACTGGCCAGGAAACAGCAAGCAGAGCATCCATCCTGGGTCTGTAGCTGTTACTGGGACACTAGAGCCGAGTAAGCCATGGTTCCTGCCCTCAGGAGAATCACCAggtaagtggaaaattccagaacagCCTGCTGAGCACTGTGACATAAGGAAGTGAAGGTGGCTGTGGAACAAGAGGAGGGCCCTGTCCCACTGGGGTGTGATGCAGGCTCTGGATCCCCCAGGCTTTCTGTAGAAACCAGAGCTGAATCTTCACATCCAAACTCCCAGATGCCTGAACGCTGCTCCTTCCTCATCTCCTGGCCCCGCCCTCTCCTCAGCCTACAGCATCCGTGCTGTCCCCCTCCCAGTCCTGCCCAACCACCGCTCCTCCCCTGCTATGCCCTGGAGCTAAGAGCAAGTCCAGGGCTAAGTGCAGAAGACTGGGAACCAAGTGCAAGTTAGGAGCAGTGACAGAGATGTGGGTGGGCAAGCCATGGGACCTGCGCCATCACTGCAAGAATGTGTGTGGGATGGACAGGGAGCACATTTCAGAGGAAGTCAGCCCTACGAGTTTCATCCTCGCCCTCAAAAGATGCAAAGGCATTTTCCAGATCTATTGGGTGGGAATAGTGTTCCAGACATGGCTCCACCGAATTGTCACAGAAGCCTAAACAAGGTGAATCTCAGACTGTTTTGTAAGTCAGGAGACCAAGGACCCTACAGATTAAGGCTGTACAGATGACTTGCCCAGAGTCATACAGCTAAATATGGCAGAGCTGAGACTCCAACCCACACCTCTGACTCTGGGTGCGGAGCCTTCTGTGGGGCAGGGGCTGAGTTTCTACCTGAGCGTATTTTCCAAAGAAACACAATACGTGATGAACGGAGTCCCCAGGGCTGTTCTGCGTGAGCCCTTTTTGAATTTAGTGGATTTCACAAGCTCGCTCCAGAACAAAAATCATGAATGCAACGTTGTCTCCTTGAAAGAATGTTTGGATTTTAACCAACAGATTCAGAGGTTGAACTTTAGACCCCAACCCATTCATAAACTGGGAATCAAATACACCTCAAAGAACACCCAAGAGAACCAGGCCATCTGTGCCGGGCGCGGGTGAGGGGGAAGATCTACTTTCCTAGAGGGCATGGGTAGCATTTGTATAAAAGAATAGCACATAACTCAAGTTTTAAAACATTCGACAGTTCCTAGAGAGGTGTGGGTTTCCACATCTTTTGAGGAAGATGAGGCACCCCTGGGCATCAGCATCCTGGAGGTCCCTCAGCAAAGCAGACTGCGGTGGACCGTGAAGGGAGAAAccagagagagagtgaggaggaggaggaatgggacgGTCAGAGCGGTTGGAGGAAGAAGCAGCAGTGGTTTGGGGATAGAAGATCTAAAATCTAAAAGCCAGGCAGATCTCTTCACTTGAGGCCAGTGCCTTTTGGGTTTCATGGCGTGACCTTAGCACAGGGACCCTGGTGTTTCACTATCTCTGGGCTTACTCTTGCTACCAGTACCCTGAAGGAGTCCAAACAGGAGCCGCTGTCCCCCTGTCTGGGCACTGGCACACGGCGGCTGTGCCTTGGAATTGCTTGACAGCTGCAGTGCACTCGCCCTAGGCCACTGTAGGGCTGCTGCATAGTTCTCCAGCCGGTCCCAGATAGGAAAGTGACCACGACTTTACAGAGATGTGAAATTTCAAAGGGATGATGTGCCAAGCAGCTAGGACAGCCCAATGAGACCTGAGTAAGTCTGCtatgattaaaataagaaatcgGCGTCGCTCCTGAGCTCTCTGGGAATTCCCTTCAGCTGGTG
It encodes the following:
- the LOC144251258 gene encoding xylosyl- and glucuronyltransferase LARGE1-like, coding for MKLVLTKTLPANLERVIVLDTDITFATDIAELWAVFHKFKGQQVLGLVENQSDWYLGNLWKNHRPWPALGRGYNTGVILLLLDKLRKMKWEQMWRLTAERELMGMLSTSLADQDIFNAVIKQNPFLVYQLPCFWNVQLSDHTRSEQCYRHVSDLK